The following is a genomic window from Paenibacillus thiaminolyticus.
GTCATGCTGGCATGTGCGCTGGCATTGGTGCTGCTGATGCTGAACGCATGCGGAAATCAGGCGCCGGGGGAAGGCACAGCAGAGCAAGGAGATACGGGCAGCGCGGGGAAAAAGGTGAAGATCGGGGTGACCCAGGTCGTGAACCATGCCTCTCTCGATGAAGCGTACAAAGGCTTCGTGCAAGCGTTGAAGGACAATGGCTATACGGAAGGGGACAACCTGGTCATCGATTATCAGAATGCCCAGGGCGATAATACGAACGCGGCGACCATCGCGCAGAAGTTCGCCACGAGCGGGGTCGATCTTGTGCTGGGCATCGGCACGTCTGTCTCCCAGGCTGCAGCGAAGGAAGTGAAGGACGTGCCTGTCCTGTTCACCGCAGTGACCGATCCGGTCGGCGCCGGTCTGGTCCAGAGCATGGAGAAGCCGGGCGCAAATGTAACCGGGACGACGGATCTGCATCCGGAGGCCGTCTCGCGTTTGATGGAATTTATTAAGGAGCAGGTGAATGGCGTTACGGCGGTGGGTATTTTGGCCAATGAAGGCGAACAGAACACGGTCGTGAACGTGCAGAAGGCGGAAGAGGCGTTGACCGCTCTCGGCTTGAAGGCCGTTAAGGCACCCGTGACGAACAGCTCGGAAGTGAAGCAGGCGGCTGAATCGCTTATCGGCAAGGTGCAGGCCATCTATGTTCCGTCCGACAATACGGTTGTAAGCGGCCTCGGGGCTGTCGTCGGCGTGGCGAATGAGAATAAGATTCCGCTATTCGTCGCGGAGAAGGATTCGGTCAAGAACGGCGGTGTCGCTTCCTTCGGCTTCGAATATTACGATCTTGGTTACACGACCGGCAAAATGGCCGTCGATATGCTGAAGAACGGCAAGAAGCCGGAAGACACGCCGGTGCAAATTCCGGAATCTCTTGATCTGGCGCTGAATGTGAAGGCGGCGGAAGCGCAAGGCTTCGCCGTAACCGATGATCTGAAGAAGCAAGTGAAGCCGGACAACCTCTTCGAATAGAGAAGTGAAGGAACAAGACTAAACAGAAGAGGAGGAGTCATAGTGAGCGGATTTATGCTGGCGATGCAAAAATCGGTAGAGCTCGGCGTGCTGTACGCCTTGATGGCGCTCGGCGTCTACTTGACGTTTCGCATTTTGGATTTCCCTGACTTGACCGTAGACGGAAGCTTCACGACAGGCGCAGCGATAGCGGCCCTGTGCATTACATCGGATATCTCGCCTTGGATAGGAACGGCACTGGCCTTCCTCGGCGGCGGGCTCGCCGGCATGATGACCGGCATCATTCATACGAAAGGGAAGATTAATCCGCTGTTATCGGGCATTCTGATGATGATCGCCCTCCACTCTATCAATTTGCGGATTATGGGCAAGGCGAACATCGGCTTAATGAACAGCGATACGCTGCTTACGCCGATTACCGGAGGCTTCCTGTTCCTGATCGTCATGGGGCTGTTCGCGGTGCTGGTGAAGCTGGCCCTGGACTGGTTCCTGCGGACGGAGGTCGGCCTATCCTTGCGCGCTACCGGCAACAATCCGCGCATGATTCGCAGCTTCGGCGTGCACACCGATACGACGATTGTCGCCGGGGTCAGCCTTTCGAACGCGCTCGTCGCGTTATCCGGCGCGCTGGTCGCCCAGTATCAGGGCTTCGCCGATATTCAATCGGGCGTCGGGATGATTGTCGTCGGACTGGCGTCGGTTATTATCGGGGAAGCGATTTTCGGCCACCGCACAATCGCCCGCGCGACGTTCGCGGTGCTGCTGGGCGCCGTGCTGTACCGGGTTATCGTCGCTATCGCGCTGCAGCTGCAAATGAATGCGACGGATCTGAAGCTGTTTACCGCTCTCATCGTCATTGTGGCGCTAACCGTGCCGAAGATGCGGCGCTCCGCGAATCAGCGCACAATGAGCCGCCAGCGGGCGATGCAATTGGCGAAAGGAGGACAGAGCGATGCTGCAAGTGAATCAGGTCAGTAAATATTTCAATCTGAATACCCCTGACGAGAAAGCGGCGCTTACCGATATCCGGCTGCATCTGAATCCTGGAGACTTCGTGACCGTTATCGGAAGCAACGGTGCCGGTAAATCGACGCTGATGAACATCATCTCCGGCATGCTGATCCCGGATGCCGGCACGGTTCACATTGAAGAGCATGATGTCACGCTGATGTCTGAGCATCGCCGCAGCCGCTGGATTGGCCGCGTATTCCAGGACCCGATGGCCGGCACGGCTCCGGATATGACCATCGAGGAGAATCTGGCCATTGCGGCGAAGCGGATGGGAGGCCGCGGGCTGAGACCCGGGGTGAACCGGAAGCGCAAGGCATGGTTCGCAGAAGAGCTGTCCCGGCTGGGCATCGGGCTTGAGAACCGGCTGAACGCGAAGGTCGGCCTGCTCTCGGGCGGCGAACGGCAAGCGTTGAGCCTGCTAATGGCCACCTTCACGAAGCCGAGCATTCTGCTGCTCGATGAGCATACGGCGGCGCTCGATCCGTCCCGGGCGGAATGGATTACCCGCCTGACGGACGAGATCGTGCGGGAGAATTCGCTAACCACCCTGATGGTGACCCACAATATGGAGCAGGCGATCCGGCTGGGCAACCGGCTCATCATGATGGACAAAGGCAGCATCGTGCTGGATGTCCCGGCTGCATCCAAGCAGTCGCTCACGGTAGATAAGCTGCTGCGGGAGTTCGAACGGATTCGCGGAGAGAAATTTGTCGATGATCGCGTTGTTTTAGGAGGATAATTTCCTGTAATTCCATCACGAAATGCCAAAAATATGATACAATCCATGAGGGTTCTTAGAAACGACAACAAGAACAAATTGTCGAAAAGAGGGGAACGTCATGAATTGGTTCAATCGCAGTATGATTCCGAGAATGATCGCTGTATTGTTTGTATTGATTATGACAATCAGCGGCCTTTTCATTTTCCGCGAGTATTACAGCGAGAAGTCGCTCTATATGGATTTCCTGCATCAACGGCAGGAGCTCATCGCAGAAATGAAGCTCGATGACATGATGGGCGCGATCAAACAGGCATCGAGCATGGTCCAAAACAAACCGATCAACGAGGAAATGACAGACTCGCTTTTCCGAATGCTGCGCGGCCGCATGAATAAGATCGCGGGCGACGACGTTATTAATGCTTTTCTGATCATTAAGGAGAATGAGGCGAAGGACGGAGCGCCAGCCTTCCGTATTCTACAAGCGAATGATAACCTGGAGTCGCTGGGGTACAAGCCGAACACGGCATACGACATGCCAGCGGCTATCCAGGACGCCTTTCTTAAGCTGACCACAGAAGACAATACGATAATGACCGATGAATTCGATATGGGCGATGCGGTCTATATTACCGGCTTAACGGAGATTAGAGACGATCTTGGCCATAGCATGGCCTACTTGGTTACCGATTATGATTATTCCATCATCAAAGGAACGTTGATAGGCTTCTTGGTCGAAGCCATTGTCATCGGAGGAATAATCGGATTGATTGGCATCTTACTGGTGGCCGTGTATGTGCAGCGCCGCTTGAAGCCGCTGAATGATATCCACAAGCTGGCGGAACAAGCGGCTAACGGGGACTTGACCGTGAAGCTCGCTTCGAAGCGGCAGGATGAGATCGGGCGGCTGGCCGATGTGTTCAACCGGATGACGGAGAGGTTGAGCGGGCTGCTGGCGGAAGTGCAGCGGGCGGCGAAGGACGTCTCCACCTCATCGCTCGAGCTGCAGCGGGGCGCCGAGGAGACGGCGATTGCCGCGCAGGAAGTGGCGAGCGCCATGTCCGAGGTGGCGAACGGATCGCTGGAGCAGCAGCACAGCACCGAGCAGACCAAGTCGGCCATGAGCGAGATTACGGCCGGCGCGGAGCAGATCGCCACCACCTCGGAGCAAGTTGCCGAATGGATGCGGGAAGCGGCCGCCCAGGCCGGCGAAGGCCGTGTCATTGTCGATGAGACGGTCGTGCAGATGGAGCGCATCGAAGCGGCTTCGGCCGACACGAATCAGGCTATCGCCGCTTGGACGGAGGCGGTCCAGCAGATTTCGGGCGCGGTCGTGTTCATCCAGAATACAGTGAAGCAGACGGAATTGCTGGCGCTGAATGCCTCGATTGAAGCGTCCCGCGCCGGAGAGCATGGACGCGGCTTCCAGGTCGTCGCGACGGAAGTCCGCAAATTGGCCGAGCATTCAAAGCAATCGCTACAGTCTATTATGCAGCTGATTGATGTGATTCATACGAAGCGCGAACTGACTGAACGGGCAACGGCGCATCAGCAGGAGGCCGTCCAGAAAGGGATGGCAACGGTCAAGACGGCGGACGAGACGTTCACGGTTATCGCCGGTTCGATTGGACAAGCCAGCTCCCGCATGGAGGAATACCGCAGCATCGCTCAGCAGATGTCGGCCTCCTGCGAAGAAGTCTTTGAACTGATTCGCCAATTGAACGATATTGCGGAGCAATCCAATGATCATACGGCACGTGTCGCGGCCACGACGGAGCAGCAGTCGGCATTGACCGAGGAGATATCGGCTTCCGTGGACAGTCTGCTCTCCTTAAGCCGGGATTTGCAGAAGATGCTGGAGCAATTCAAGGTGAACGTGAAGGAGCAGTAATTACCTGCCGCAGGGTATGATGGAAGGGAAGGTGCCGGGGCAAGCTAATGATCGGGAGGTGAGCGGCATGCCGCATAACAAAGCAGAGCGTATTCACCATCAGCAGAACCGTTCCCGTATCATGGAAAAGATCACGCCGCTGCGGCCGGATAAACAAGCCGGGCGCGCGCCGAGTCTGAACCGCATTCCGAAATAGAACGGCAAACCCGAACCAACCGGACTTATCTCCATCATATCTTGCACAGGAAGGAAGTGTTCATTATGGCACATAAGCAGCAGGGACATTCCAGACAAAATACAACGACCCGGACGTCCGACGCCAACAACGCAAAAGGCAAAAAGAAATAACGGCTTGCCAGCGGAGGGATAAAGATGCATAATCTGGACAGCAGCTATGATTGTTCCTTGACGGCGGAGGATGTTCCGAGGCTCAAGTCCGAGCTGGCGTCTTTGAAGCGGCAAGCGCACACGGAGACTTCATCGAAGGAACTCCAAGAGGCCATAAATCGGGTCGAGAATCAGCTTCATTTCATCAAAAACAAATGCTCTCTTCGTTAAAAATAAGGTATATAGAAGCGCCGCTTCCCGTTATAGGGATAGCGGCGCTTGCTGTTGGATCAGTTATGGCATTGACGGGATGGCCGCGGCCGTCTGGCTCTGCGGCGCCGCAGCCTGGGCCTCGGATGGAGCTTGACCGGGCCCCCCGGAGCCTTGCTGCAGCTGGTACATCTTGTAGTAGCGGCCCTTCAGCCGCATCAATTCATCATGCGTTCCTTGCTCGACGATCTCGCCGCGATGCAGCACGAGAATCAGATCGGCGCTTCGAATCGTCGACAGCCGGTGCGCGATAATGAAGGTCGTCCGTCCCCGCTTCAGCACTTCCAGCGCTTCTTGAATGAGGGCTTCCGTCTCTGTATCGATATTGGCCGTCGCCTCGTCCAGAATCAGTATCGCCGGTTCGAAGGCGAGAGCTCGGGCGAACGAAATCAACTGTCTCTGCCCGGCCGACAAGGTGCTTCCTTTTTCAATCACCGGCTCGTCGATTCCTTGCGGCAAATGCTTGAGCACCCGATCGGCGCCCACCGCGTTCAGCGCTTGCTCTACCATCTCTCGCGTGATGCGCGGATCGTTCAGGCTGACGTTGCTTGCAATCGTTCCGGTGAACAGATAAGGATCCTGCAGCACGATGCCCATATGCTCGCGAATCCATTGCTTCGGCACCGAGGTGGTCGGCGTGCCGTCGATTCGAATCTCGCCGCGCTGCGGGTCATAGAACCGGAACAGCAGATTCATAATGGAGCTCTTCCCGGAACCGGTATGGCCGACGAGAGCCACCGTCTGGCCCGGCTTCGCCTCGAAGTAGATGTCGCGCAGCACATAATCTTCCTTGTAGGCGAAGGAGACCCGATCGAACTCGACATGTCCCTTGTACCGGGGCATCGAGCCTTCGTCCAGCGGCTCGCCCGGTTCGTCCATCAGCTCGAATACCCGTCCTGCGGACACGAGGGAGGAGTCGAGATTCGCTAATTGGTTCACCATGCCGGTAATCGGCTGGAAGAGGCGGTTCAGCAGATCGGCGAAAGCATACAGTACGCCGAGGGTGATGACGCCGCTCGCGCTCAGCGACGCTCCGCCAAAATACCAGAGCACGACCGCGAAAGCGATATTCCGCAGCACGTTCACCAGGTTATGGGACGTGAATGCGTTCAAATTGAGCATTTTGTTCTGATAGGATAAGTACTCCTCGTTCAGCTCCTCGAATTCCTTCATCGTATCCTTCTGGCGGCGGAAGGAACGAATGACCGGAATCCCTTGGATGGATTCGTTAATCATGGCATTGATAGAACTGAGCCGCGAACGTATCACTTTGTTATATTTCGTCGCGAATTTCCGGTACAGCACAACCCATAGATAGATAAGCGGCAAAATGAACATGCAGATGAGTGCAAGCTTCACATCCAAAATGAATAAGGCGACATAAATGCCGGTAATCGTAATGATCCCGGACGTGAAGCTTTCCAGCACGGACAAGAACAGATCTTTGACCGCTTCGGTGTCATTGGTGACCCGGGAGACGACTTTGCCGGCAGGCAAATTATCGAAGTACGGAATCGGCAGACGCTGCACATGGGCATACACATCGCCGCGCAGCTTGCGGATGACCCGGTTCGCCGCCGTCTGGAGCCCCATAATCTGGCCATAGCTCGCCGCCACGCTGACCAGCAGCAGACCGATATAAAGCGCCATATTTTGAATAATGCTAACGATCTCCGGCTTGTAGAACGTGAGCAGCTGGCTCAGGCTCATTGACGACGCCGGAACGGACCAGGTATCCGACCCGGCGCGGATCGTCAGCATGCCGTCCTCGAACTGGCGCTCTCCCGTCTCGGAAGGGATCGGTCCATCCACGAAGACGAACTCCGTCCCGATCTGGAGAATGCGGACCTGCTCTCCCTTCGCTTCTGCCTCCGCGAAGCGATCCTCCCGCTTGAAGTGGCGTCCTTCATACAGAATGGCGCCCTTCGCTTCCGCGGATGTCTCGTAGTACGGCTTTTCGATGCCGAGTATATGCTTATCTATTATATTTTTCGCAATGAACGGCCCGGACAGCTCGGCGGCGACAGCCACGGTGAGCATAAGCAGACCGATGATGAAGCTCTTTTTGAACTGCAGGGCGTATTGCCACAGGCGCTTGCCGACATGTCTCGGGTTCGCCGTCTGTTGTTCTGCTTCCATATATGAAATCCTCCTGTAATCGTAAATGCCAGTGTGCAGGGATAGAGCAGCCGGGCCTACAGCCCGGATTCCAGCTGCTGGCGCTCGTACTGTTCCTTGTACCAGCCGTCCTGCTTCAGCAAGTCGTCATGCGTGCCTTCTTCGATGATCTTGCCGTCATCGAGCACGATGATCCAGTCGGCATGCTCAATAGCCGACAACCGGTGCGTCGTAATCAGGGTCGTCTTGCCTGAGCGCTGCTCGCGTATGTTGCTGATAATATTGGCTTCGGTGCGCGCATCAACGGCAGAGAGCGCATCATCGAGAATCAATATTTCCGGATCCTTGATGAAGGCCCGCGCCAGCGAGACCCGCTGCTTCTGGCCTCCGGACAGGGCGACGCCCCGCTCGCCAACCAATGTCTCCACCCCGTGCACAAGCGTAGGCACATCATGGGTGAAGGAGGCGGTCTCGATCGCGTTCATCACGTCCTCATCACCAGCCCCGGAGCGGCCGAATAAGATGTTCTGCTTGACAGTCTTGGAGAACAAAATCTGCTCCTGTGGCACATATCCGATCCAGTTGTGCAACCGATCAATCGGAATCTGCTCCGCCGGGATGCCGTTAATGCAGAAGCCGCCTTCTCCGACCGGATATTCCCGCAGCAGCTGCTTGACGAAGGTCGACTTGCCGCTTCCGGTCCGGCCGACGATGCCGAGCGTCTGCCCCTTGCGAAGCGTGAGGGCGCCGAGATTCAGGTTGTCTGTCGTCGAAGTCGGGTAGCGGAACTTGTAGTCGCTCCACGTCAGCGTCTCCGGCACGGCGACATCCTTCGTATGCTCGCCGTCCTGTACGTCCGGCGTATAGTTCAGCACTTCGTTGACCCGATCGAGCGAGGCATTGCCGCGCTGCATGACGTTAATCAGGTTGCCGATGGCGAACATCGGCCAGATCATCATGCCAAGGTACATATTGAACGCGAGCAGCTCCCCGAGGGAGAGCTCGTTATGAATAATCAGATAGGCGCCGTAACCGAGCCCGATTACGTAGCTCAGCCCGATGAACAGCCGGATCGTCGGATCGAACAGGGCGTCGACCCTCGCGACGGCAAGGTTCTTGTTATAGACGTCATGGGTAATGTCGCGGAAGCGGGCTTCATCCGAACCCTCCTGCACGTAGGCGCGGATGACCCGCACGCCGCCGACCGACTCCAGCACTTGATCGTTCATGCCTCCGAACGCATCTTGAGCGATCATGTAGCGTTCGTGAATCTTTTTGCCGAACACACTCATGGCGATGGCGATGAACGGGAGCGGCAGTAGCGCGGCCAGCGTCAGCTTCCATTGAATCATGAACATGGCGAACAGTACGATGAGCAGGAACGCA
Proteins encoded in this region:
- a CDS encoding ABC transporter substrate-binding protein; protein product: MRAKRHVMLACALALVLLMLNACGNQAPGEGTAEQGDTGSAGKKVKIGVTQVVNHASLDEAYKGFVQALKDNGYTEGDNLVIDYQNAQGDNTNAATIAQKFATSGVDLVLGIGTSVSQAAAKEVKDVPVLFTAVTDPVGAGLVQSMEKPGANVTGTTDLHPEAVSRLMEFIKEQVNGVTAVGILANEGEQNTVVNVQKAEEALTALGLKAVKAPVTNSSEVKQAAESLIGKVQAIYVPSDNTVVSGLGAVVGVANENKIPLFVAEKDSVKNGGVASFGFEYYDLGYTTGKMAVDMLKNGKKPEDTPVQIPESLDLALNVKAAEAQGFAVTDDLKKQVKPDNLFE
- a CDS encoding methyl-accepting chemotaxis protein; translated protein: MNWFNRSMIPRMIAVLFVLIMTISGLFIFREYYSEKSLYMDFLHQRQELIAEMKLDDMMGAIKQASSMVQNKPINEEMTDSLFRMLRGRMNKIAGDDVINAFLIIKENEAKDGAPAFRILQANDNLESLGYKPNTAYDMPAAIQDAFLKLTTEDNTIMTDEFDMGDAVYITGLTEIRDDLGHSMAYLVTDYDYSIIKGTLIGFLVEAIVIGGIIGLIGILLVAVYVQRRLKPLNDIHKLAEQAANGDLTVKLASKRQDEIGRLADVFNRMTERLSGLLAEVQRAAKDVSTSSLELQRGAEETAIAAQEVASAMSEVANGSLEQQHSTEQTKSAMSEITAGAEQIATTSEQVAEWMREAAAQAGEGRVIVDETVVQMERIEAASADTNQAIAAWTEAVQQISGAVVFIQNTVKQTELLALNASIEASRAGEHGRGFQVVATEVRKLAEHSKQSLQSIMQLIDVIHTKRELTERATAHQQEAVQKGMATVKTADETFTVIAGSIGQASSRMEEYRSIAQQMSASCEEVFELIRQLNDIAEQSNDHTARVAATTEQQSALTEEISASVDSLLSLSRDLQKMLEQFKVNVKEQ
- a CDS encoding ABC transporter ATP-binding protein, which produces MLSVLFKLGWFFKEHKTRYIVGVVMLIVVGIIELVPPRILGQAIDDIVRGAITWDRLTFYLLLILGTMVVIYAITYVWMYQIFGGANLVERKLRSKLMRHFLKMTPPFFEKNRTGDLMARATNDLRSVSQTAGFGMLTLTDSTAFLLIVLFAMFMIQWKLTLAALLPLPFIAIAMSVFGKKIHERYMIAQDAFGGMNDQVLESVGGVRVIRAYVQEGSDEARFRDITHDVYNKNLAVARVDALFDPTIRLFIGLSYVIGLGYGAYLIIHNELSLGELLAFNMYLGMMIWPMFAIGNLINVMQRGNASLDRVNEVLNYTPDVQDGEHTKDVAVPETLTWSDYKFRYPTSTTDNLNLGALTLRKGQTLGIVGRTGSGKSTFVKQLLREYPVGEGGFCINGIPAEQIPIDRLHNWIGYVPQEQILFSKTVKQNILFGRSGAGDEDVMNAIETASFTHDVPTLVHGVETLVGERGVALSGGQKQRVSLARAFIKDPEILILDDALSAVDARTEANIISNIREQRSGKTTLITTHRLSAIEHADWIIVLDDGKIIEEGTHDDLLKQDGWYKEQYERQQLESGL
- a CDS encoding ABC transporter permease, with translation MSGFMLAMQKSVELGVLYALMALGVYLTFRILDFPDLTVDGSFTTGAAIAALCITSDISPWIGTALAFLGGGLAGMMTGIIHTKGKINPLLSGILMMIALHSINLRIMGKANIGLMNSDTLLTPITGGFLFLIVMGLFAVLVKLALDWFLRTEVGLSLRATGNNPRMIRSFGVHTDTTIVAGVSLSNALVALSGALVAQYQGFADIQSGVGMIVVGLASVIIGEAIFGHRTIARATFAVLLGAVLYRVIVAIALQLQMNATDLKLFTALIVIVALTVPKMRRSANQRTMSRQRAMQLAKGGQSDAASESGQ
- a CDS encoding DUF2524 domain-containing protein, encoding MHNLDSSYDCSLTAEDVPRLKSELASLKRQAHTETSSKELQEAINRVENQLHFIKNKCSLR
- a CDS encoding ABC transporter ATP-binding protein, with the translated sequence MEAEQQTANPRHVGKRLWQYALQFKKSFIIGLLMLTVAVAAELSGPFIAKNIIDKHILGIEKPYYETSAEAKGAILYEGRHFKREDRFAEAEAKGEQVRILQIGTEFVFVDGPIPSETGERQFEDGMLTIRAGSDTWSVPASSMSLSQLLTFYKPEIVSIIQNMALYIGLLLVSVAASYGQIMGLQTAANRVIRKLRGDVYAHVQRLPIPYFDNLPAGKVVSRVTNDTEAVKDLFLSVLESFTSGIITITGIYVALFILDVKLALICMFILPLIYLWVVLYRKFATKYNKVIRSRLSSINAMINESIQGIPVIRSFRRQKDTMKEFEELNEEYLSYQNKMLNLNAFTSHNLVNVLRNIAFAVVLWYFGGASLSASGVITLGVLYAFADLLNRLFQPITGMVNQLANLDSSLVSAGRVFELMDEPGEPLDEGSMPRYKGHVEFDRVSFAYKEDYVLRDIYFEAKPGQTVALVGHTGSGKSSIMNLLFRFYDPQRGEIRIDGTPTTSVPKQWIREHMGIVLQDPYLFTGTIASNVSLNDPRITREMVEQALNAVGADRVLKHLPQGIDEPVIEKGSTLSAGQRQLISFARALAFEPAILILDEATANIDTETEALIQEALEVLKRGRTTFIIAHRLSTIRSADLILVLHRGEIVEQGTHDELMRLKGRYYKMYQLQQGSGGPGQAPSEAQAAAPQSQTAAAIPSMP
- a CDS encoding ABC transporter ATP-binding protein, with the protein product MLQVNQVSKYFNLNTPDEKAALTDIRLHLNPGDFVTVIGSNGAGKSTLMNIISGMLIPDAGTVHIEEHDVTLMSEHRRSRWIGRVFQDPMAGTAPDMTIEENLAIAAKRMGGRGLRPGVNRKRKAWFAEELSRLGIGLENRLNAKVGLLSGGERQALSLLMATFTKPSILLLDEHTAALDPSRAEWITRLTDEIVRENSLTTLMVTHNMEQAIRLGNRLIMMDKGSIVLDVPAASKQSLTVDKLLREFERIRGEKFVDDRVVLGG